From Ipomoea triloba cultivar NCNSP0323 chromosome 5, ASM357664v1, the proteins below share one genomic window:
- the LOC116020305 gene encoding receptor-like protein EIX2 produces the protein MFRLSHLLTVLVFLCLKSPADGYFAEEGAGSVKMRCLEKERDALLSFKKGVEDDYGLLSSWGSEKDKEECCKWRGVKCSNQTGHIIGLDLPRVGEIAYQPLRGKLTPALLELKHLSYLNLQDNEFMGTQIPEFMGSLSNLEYLNLAAAGFVGEAPEQLGNLSKLRTLDISRNYALSLNSLTWITHLSSLTHLYLSHVDLSSATDWLQAVAKLPTLVELHLAGCNLPPGHGHGTLPINSSSKLSLSVIDLSGNSLKHSSRYSWLFNLSSSLSDVDLSQNELQGTITDAFGNLISLTHLNLSLNHLEGGVPSSFGNLSNLQLLDLSFNSLNAELDYLFHNLSGRLEKRLQTLILSGNKLGGSLPDVKTFSSLHILLLNGNLLSNFIHKSFGQHPSIEVLNLSGNQLVGSLPDFNPSTLPLSLRELYVHHNHLNGTLTKTINNLPKLEVLDLSFNSLQGVVSDPHLHNLSLLWHLDLSYNSLVLNMSADWVPPFQLDVFRLANCKLGSPFPRWIRTQTHLSELDISGTGISDSVPGWFWDVAAGTVEFLNLSSNQMHGFLPDLSSKFGEYPQLDFSSNNFSGPIPQFPPNLTSLNLSKNKFWGSISFICNNSDSLSDLDLSNNHLSGKLPDCWANLDQLAILNLANNNFSGNIPNSIGSLYQIQALHLRNNKFIGELPGSLNQCTELRIIDVGKNKLSGRIPEWIGENLVNLIVLSLRSNELNGRIPLQLCHLSLIQILDLSVNKISGSIPTCLKNFTAMSNETSSVKTITLSYYNAKGSKSFEDASYADSALLVWKGREYEYSNTLGLVKSIDLSSNRLSGEIPEDITFLVGLIALNLSRNQLTGRIPLKIGKLRLLNFLDLSRNKLFGRIPQSLSELSYIGVLDLSNNNFSGKIPLSTQLQSFNASSYTGNVGLCGLPLPKLCPEDQKHPLPAAENDEFQDGERLLRQPGLYASAAVGFVVGFWGLIIWPIFLKTTWTLAYLSFLDRTGQRLGVTIALMMAKLKSLLQG, from the coding sequence ATGTTCCGCCTCTCCCATCTTCTAACTGTACTAGTTTTCCTGTGTTTGAAGTCACCTGCGGATGGGTACTTTGCAGAAGAAGGTGCAGGAAGTGTGAAAATGAGGTGCTTGGAGAAGGAGAGAGATGCACTCCTGAGTTTTAAGAAAGGGGTTGAAGATGATTATGGCCTCCTTTCTTCTTGGGGGAGTGAAAAAGATAAAGAGGAGTGCTGCAAATGGAGAGGGGTGAAATGCAGCAACCAAACTGGCCATATTATTGGTCTTGACCTCCCTCGCGTTGGTGAAATCGCTTATCAGCCCTTGAGAGGGAAGCTCACTCCTGCATTACTGGAACTGAAGCATTTGAGTTACTTGAACCTCCAGGATAATGAGTTTATGGGAACTCAGATACCCGAGTTTATGGGCTCGCTAAGCAATTTAGAGTATCTGAATCTTGCAGCCGCTGGCTTTGTTGGGGAAGCTCCTGAGCAGCTTGGGAACCTCTCCAAGTTGAGAACTCTGGATATCAGTCGTAACTATGCCCTGAGTCTCAATAGTCTCACCTGGATAACCCATCTTTCTTCTCTAACACACTTGTACTTGAGCCATGTTGACCTTAGCAGTGCAACAGATTGGCTACAAGCAGTGGCCAAACTTCCTACCCTTGTTGAATTGCATTTGGCAGGGTGTAACCTCCCCCCCGGCCACGGCCACGGGACACTTCCAATCAATTCTTCTTCAAAGTTGTCACTTTCTGTCATTGATCTGTCTGGAAATTCTCTAAAACACTCTTCCAGGTATAGTTGGTTGTTTAACTTGAGCTCCAGCCTCAGTGATGTTGACCTCTCACAGAATGAGTTGCAAGGTACTATTACTGATGCTTTTGGAAATCTGATATCCTTAACTCATCTCAATCTTTCTTTGAATCATCTTGAAGGTGGGGTTCCAAGTTCTTTTGGCAATCTAAGTAATTTGCAGTTATTAGATCTTTCATTTAACAGCTTAAATGCAGAGCTTGATTACTTGTTCCACAACTTGTCTGGGCGTTTGGAGAAGCGGCTACAAACCTTGATTCTATCAGGTAACAAACTTGGTGGTTCTTTGCCTGATGTGAAAACATTTTCATCCTTGCACATTTTGCTTCTCAATGGAAATCTGTTAAGCAACTTCATCCACAAAAGTTTTGGTCAGCATCCTAGCATTGAGGTACTAAATTTATCAGGAAATCAGCTGGTGGGATCTTTACCAGACTTTAATCCGTCAACACTACCCCTGAGCCTGAGGGAATTGTATGTGCACCACAACCACCTAAATGGAACACTAACAAAAACCATTAACAACCTTCCCAAACTTGAGGTTTTAGAtctttctttcaattctttacAAGGTGTAGTTTCTGATCCCCATCTGCACAATCTCTCCCTGCTATGGCACTTAGACCTGTCCTACAACTCACTTGTGCTGAATATGAGCGCCGATTGGGTTCCTCCATTTCAGTTGGATGTTTTTCGGTTAGCTAATTGTAAACTGGGATCTCCATTTCCTAGATGGATTCGCACTCAAACCCATTTATCTGAGCTTGATATATCTGGAACTGGGATTTCAGATTCTGTCCCTGGTTGGTTCTGGGATGTGGCTGCAGGTACAGTGGAGTTCTTGAATCTCTCTTCTAACCAAATGCATGGTTTCCTCCCTGATTTGTCCTCAAAATTTGGTGAATATCCCCAGTTGGATTTCAGCTCAAATAATTTCTCAGGCCCCATACCACAATTTCCTCCAAATCTAACTTCTCTCAATCTCTCCAAGAATAAGTTTTGGGGGTCAATATCTTTCATTTGTAACAACTCTGACTCCTTGAGTGATCTTGATCTCTCAAATAACCACTTATCTGGTAAGCTCCCTGATTGTTGGGCCAATTTGGACCAACTTGCCATTCTAAATTTGGCTAATAACAATTTTTCTGGGAACATCCCCAACTCGATTGGATCGTTATATCAGATCCAGGCATTACACTTAAGAAACAATAAATTTATTGGGGAGCTTCCTGGATCCTTGAACCAGTGCACCGAGTTGAGAATCATCGATGTGGGGAAGAACAAATTGTCTGGTAGAATCCCAGAATGGATAGGGGAGAATCTGGTGAATTTGATTGTTCTTAGTCTCAGGTCTAATGAGCTAAATGGAAGAATACCATTACAGCTGTGCCACTTAAGCCTCATACAAATCTTGGACCTCTCTGTGAACAAAATCTCGGGTTCTATACCAACATGCCTCAAGAATTTCACTGCCATGAGCAATGAAACCAGTTCAGTTAAGACCATAACACTTTCATATTACAATGCTAAAGGCAGCAAAAGTTTCGAGGATGCTTCTTATGCGGATAGTGCATTGCTGGTGTGGAAAGGAAGGGAATACGAATACAGCAACACTCTTGGATTGGTTAAGAGCATTGATCTGTCAAGTAACAGATTATCTGGAGAAATCCCGGAAGATATCACGTTCCTTGTTGGTTTAATTGCTCTCAATCTTTCAAGAAACCAATTGACTGGAAGAATACCTCTGAAGATTGGGAAGTTAAGGTTGTTGAATTTCCTAGATTTGTCCAGAAACAAGCTTTTTGGTAGGATCCCACAGAGTCTTTCAGAGCTGAGCTACATTGGTGTGTTGGACTTGTCAAACAACAACTTCTCCGGCAAAATCCCATTGAGTACTCAGTTGCAGAGCTTCAACGCCTCGTCGTACACGGGGAACGTTGGACTCTGTGGACTTCCCCTGCCAAAGCTCTGCCCGGAAGATCAAAAGCATCCTCTTCCTGCTGCTGAAAACGATGAATTCCAAGATGGGGAAAGATTATTAAGGCAGCCCGGGCTCTATGCTAGTGCTGCGGTTGGCTTTGTTGTTGGTTTTTGGGGTCTCATCATATGGCCTATATTCCTCAAAACTACATGGACTCTTGCTTATCTCTCATTCTTGGACAGAACAGGACAACGTTTGGGTGTAACTATTGCACTGATGATGGCCAAGTTGAAGAGTCTACTGCAAGGTTGA